The region tattaggaaccataaaaatgtgatcttggtccttctatCCTTTCCATGaaagagttgtgatgtcttaatggattaatatgtTAGGGTTTTAGCTTTCGGACCTTccctagccatggaaagtcataaaggtggaaagtCATATACAAATTATAATCTTATACATGGGTTAGATGTTACAAATAGAATACTTACAAATCTTGAAGAACGAAGTAAGGTTCATgatataaaatcatcatttttttaGCGTGACTTGAAATAATCATTTAGATCTTCAATATTAAGCTTTGATTCCATTTATAGATTCCATTATTAAATGATACACATAATTAAGAACATCGAATATGAATCAAACGGTAAATTACAAGTACTCTTATCAAAGCTTTTGCATATTTATTGAATAAGCATAGAACAATACAATCACTTTAGGGCTTAGCTCAACTAATTTGATGTTGATACAAATCAGGAACGTATTCGAAGGTTAGGACTAATTACATCATTAAGCCTTATATTTTGTAGGTTAATACAATGAATCACATAATAAACTTTCACACTGCTATACAAATCAATACACAAAAATAACACATCTCATAGTTTTGATATTTCAACCCAACAGGTTTTGATGTGAAGCATATTGAAGACCTTTCAGAAACCTACACATAGAAATATGAGGACATATAGGGCCAACATAAAACAAACATAATTTTTTATCCATCAAGATTGATGTAGAGCATATTGAAGATCTAGCAGAAGCTTACATGGAGAAATGGGATAAGAAAAATGGGTATGGTAGAGTCCAACATAAAACAAACATAACTTTTGATCATTTAGGAATTTAGAGGCTTGCGATACAAGGTCAAGAAGTTCTCTTTCCACAAACTCCCAAAAAAACAGGCAACAACGGTTTGCCTATTGATGTTGTGAAAACCATATTTTTAGGGCCTCAAGTTCAAACAACCAacaatggtccctatggtttgcatTTGTACGAGTTTTGGTCCAAATTTTGACAAATTTAGATAGATGGTTATTTTAAGAATCTTTCGTTATTGATTTGTTATCTCTTAAAATAGAAATGACTATTATAccttaaaatatttatttttcttttttattttcttaaaccATTTTATCATAATTAAATATAGAAAAGGGCCCACATACCCACCCTCTCTCTTGTTCAAAACAACGACACAATGACATGAATATGAATAACAAACCCACCAACACTTCATTGGATTTTAATTGAAGTAGAATCTATTgtataaaaagttaaaaactataatttattattatctcCAAATTTCATCATCTCCATCAAAATCTCATCTCCTAAAGAAAAAGTTACCCCATCGATGGAACAATAACCCGGAAGAAACTTTGCATACTTAAAACCAGAGCATCAAGAATAAAAACCCATAAGCAAAGTTGGGTTATCAGTCCACCGGTGGTGCAAATACGAGGTGGAAGGCTTTTTCTCCGAAAATTAGTGGGCTTCCCTAACGAAGCAAATTAGAGGTGGTTGGATGGTGGACAGAGGCAGTATTTTCCTCCGGGATCGGTTTTTACAATGGTGATTGGTAAGAGCTTCCATTGGCCGGTGAAACCAGTGTATACAAGTCTTTGGGGATTGAAGAATAGTTCACCAATGGAGTTCAAGAGACAACACCTCAGTAATTTTATTTTTTGGATGGACAAAATATTTTACGAAACCAACTGaaaaatgatttttctacaaattttgagAGGTTTAGACTAGTTTTCTGAAAAATacaatcaacatggatcattttgtagttttatctttattttattttgttttaattttcattttcccATATTTATTTGGAAGGTTAATTAGAGGAATGTATTGCTAATTTCAATATTTCCAAAATTTCGCATACATACCAAATTTAGTTCCTAAAGGATTCTGTAAGCCTTTCACATACACTATACTTTTTGATCAATAATACTCATCCCTTTGAACAATGATTTGGTCTTTGCTTTTGTTTTGCGTTAGGTTTCATATGTCTATATGAAATTTGAATTCAAACAtcttacatacatatatacacataatGCACATAAGGGATAGAGATTGTTGAGTGTTATTTATAATGGGACTAAAACAAGATTTGTACATAAGTTCAATTCtagtttttttagaaaaaaaaaaaaaaaagtattataaaaagagtaattaataaataaataaataaataaataaataaagaatcaatatatatatatatatatcattaatacgGAACCAAGATGGATAGCATGTACTACAAAATATTTAAGTGTCTATAATGATCCATACATCCATAACTATTGTGTCGAAGCTGGACCATAAACTCGAAGGTCTCGTTGATTCACCGGTTGTACTGGTCTTGCATTATTTTCTGCATACTGCAATACAAAAATCAATTTCAACTTACTTGGGgattaaaaaaacaacaaaattgaCATTCATCTGCTCAATTGACACTTACATCGTGCACAGCCTCTCGAAGCAATTTAACTTGATCTATCGAAACAGTTCTTATCTGTATAAGAAATTAAAATCTTTAGTCAAACATACTGAATAAATGGCTTTTTGTGTCGATTACAATTACACATGCATGGTGATTTTACCTTTTTGCTTATGGTCCAAACAACTCCTTCGGTGCAAGGAGGAACAGTAAGTGAGCCGATGTATCTGTAGTATCTTCTATTACTCATTTGAATCTCTTTGGGATTTATAACCCCACTATGTTCATGCTCACCCTTTTGGTCTATCATAGCTGTTATATTTACCATCAACTGCAAATGGTTGTTTAAATATGTAAATTCATTTGAAAACTATGTTCAAGGAAATCATTTTCACCGAATATGTAATAAATAccatttaaaaaatattaaaaaaaaacaataatattaatCTGGGATGTTGGTAGTATAATGAAAACACAAGTAAAAGCAATGAAAAATAAGTTGACATTTAATTGAAAGAGAATTAagggtgaaaaaaaaaaaaagaataaaaaaaaagttaagggTAGTAGTAAATGGTTACCTTTGAAAGAAAATGGTCAGGTTTGCCAATATTATAAAGCACACCAATGACAGCTATTTTGCCATCAGTGCTGAGGTGGACAAGATGTAGTTCCATGGCATATCTGTTCATATGTAATCATATAGTCAAGGAAATTGCTCAACAACTAAGGTAAGTATcctaataataaaaaattgattttataaaaaaatatttgttattAAATTAAATAGATAAACTTACTTTTttgaatttaactttttttaattaaaaatttatttgaaatttaaatatgaAATTTGTACTCTTCATATGAAAATTACTGTATATAAAGTATTTATCCTTTAGAAAAAATAAAGTATTTATCCTTTAgagaaaatattattttttagaaAATGGTAACTGAACCATCTGaacaatatatatttatacagggctaattattcattttttttttaataatatgaatCCCCATATGCATAAACCCTAACgagttattgtttttttttaatatttgtgaATCATCATAGATAGATAGATGTACATATTTTTTATATGTAAAATGCACAATGTATATATACCTTCTGCCATTGATGGAATGCTCCGAAGGCGAGTGCCAATGAGCTTGTTTCAAAGCATACTCGGTGCCATTTATGCGAATTGACCCCGCATCTCCTTCCCATTCTAGCTGCAACATTAAATTAAACtcgttaatataattaaaatcatCAATACTTAAAACACGCCAGCACGCCAAATAATAAAATTCTATAAAAAGTCAAAACCACCAACATGACAATCGTAAAGTGTTCCatgtaaaattttctttttaaaaatacgAAAGTTACCAACATATACTTTATCATGTTAACAACTAAAATCATGATGTTTTACGAAATTCCATGAAACCAAACTCAATAACCAAAAAAGATTATATTAATTTATTCATTCAAATCTCAAAACcaactttttataaaaaataattcaatTATCGAAAGATAGTGGGCATCTAATCAAAGGTGGCcaaataattataattaattaataatattaaGTAATATCCAAGGTGTATTTTGTTCTTACCATAATGTCATGACCTCTATTCTTGATCGTAGCATTACGAGCCTTGTAGTTTGTGAACAGCTTGTTAGAACTGGCCATCATCTTCACCCTCTGACTCGACATATCAATCGGAGACTGCATCGTCCCGTTGCTGCACACCGACCATTCTTTCTTTATCTCCCCCCATTTCTCCGGCCCCATATGCCCATCTCTCGCATAATCAAATTCTCTTTCATCCTCTACATTTATACAGTTACACACACAAGATCATTAAACtttaaaaacgaaaaaaatgGAGAAATTAACCATGTTAGTTATCATGTGGTTTTTAGAGTTTCAACCCATGGCTCTCTCTCTCTGTTAGCTAGATATGATCATCAAGTCAAAAACCAGTATATAACGTCATAACGAAGTTTAGGGCATTACCAACTTCTTGAGCTTGGGTTGGTGATGGATGAGACAATATGAGAAAAAACAAAAGAAACCCAAGTGCCAAAATGGTCTTTGATTTCATAGTCTTCATGTTTTCACACACGTAGAAAGAGAGGGAGTAGAGAGTTGATAggtagtgtgtgtgagagagagagcgagagaaaAATGAGACGAATATTTTATATGTGGCTTCTGATATGAGTTTATATATAAGGAGGattatattatatatgtaaaacGCACAAAGAAGACCTTTATGTGAGTGAAACGACGTGGAACGTTCTTCTATTGTTCTAGTGTAAGGGCAATTGGGTAATTTCGAGTAAGTAAAATTATGACTGAAACACAGCTAATAAGGTGTGAATGAACATGCTTTCTTTTTATGTTCTATTGTTTTTTTACAAAGAGAAAAACGTGTGGACGTGTCATGTGTCATGTGTCTCCGAGTCCGAAGTTTTACCAAAATCTTTGAAATCAAATCTGCATATATTTTCCTTTAGAAATCGAATGCCCATAAGTTGGAAATTCTCGCCGAAAACGATAGAAATTAGATCCGAATTTGATTGATCGTGATGTAGTCGAAATCATGATTTATTTTAGATTCAAATTTTTTATGTCACCTCCCATCCTTAGCAATATTCTCTCTTTCACATCACCGCATATAATTAGCCACTAATTAATCAAACATCTTTTTCATCTGGTCAACCAAAACAAGTTGTACAAATACCAAAACAGAGTAATACCAATACCAACTATGTAATGAAAGCAAACAAATTAAGGATTATCAGGATACCTATGACCTAAATTAGGCAATAGCCTTTGTACCAGGACACCAAGAATGGTGTTCCCAGCGGtaccacatcaaaaaaaaaaaaaaaaaactcgtcCTGCTTAGAGCATAACGACCAATTTATATTTTATCTGTCAACATTTTGAgagaaataataattattatttttaaaacaaatattaactaaacaaaaaaaatattaattaaaatttctcaaaacattacctaataatacaaaaaatataGCACTTTTAATTGAAAAGAcataaaactttaaaaaaatatttaaataaataaaattatatctaGTATGTCAAAGTAGTCACGGATATGACAACGTATCGTGTCCGGCTACACGATCTCTGTTGAAAGCAACACTTCTTGTCCTTCGATGCGAATTTTTCAACGTTATCAACCAAAATGggtaaaaatatcaaaaatatacAACAGAAAACCAACCGAACCACTAAAGTTTACAACCAACTTGTTAGGTTGTTAGTATTGTACCAATTGAACAATCTTGGTAAGGTAATTGACATATTTTTGAACATCATGGTAATACTATACCaaccaattatatatatatatatatatatatatatatatatatatatatatatatatatatatatacacacacacacacacacacgtaagTTCCTTTGAGAACCAAAAGATTTGTGAGAACTTGAAAACTCCTAATCCGCTCAtcatttttcaaaatcaaaactaCCAATAGACTCCTAGACTAACGATTAAGACAAATCCATGGTCCAAAAAATGATTTGatgaacttttttttattttgtttttttttaaatgtagatTCATGCATAATCAGCAGTATATATAGACTGTGAATATGCACAATCTGTAGTCAAATGAGCTGTTAATAAGCTCAATCAGCAGTCATATGGACTGTTGATGAGCGCAATCAATAGTTATAACTGTTAATTATGCACGTCCACAATCCATATTACTGTTGATTGTGCTCATCAACAGTCCATATGATTGTTGATTGTGCATACATGTAAAtttccaaaaaaataataataaataaataaataatgtcaACTATTTTTTTAGCCTACATATGGTTTAGATGCACcatttgaaaaagattaatatttttgataggttttataggttataattAATACATGTGGCGAAAACAacttaacccttaagttcacattcaacctactttggatctaagttttctctattgaaaGCAATAAACAAATGAATATCATAAACCCAAAGGCAAGCCTACTATAATCGAAATTACTAGGACTGGggtttacatacctctt is a window of Lactuca sativa cultivar Salinas chromosome 1, Lsat_Salinas_v11, whole genome shotgun sequence DNA encoding:
- the LOC111893030 gene encoding carbonic anhydrase Nec1; the protein is MKTMKSKTILALGFLLFFLILSHPSPTQAQEVEDEREFDYARDGHMGPEKWGEIKKEWSVCSNGTMQSPIDMSSQRVKMMASSNKLFTNYKARNATIKNRGHDIMLEWEGDAGSIRINGTEYALKQAHWHSPSEHSINGRRYAMELHLVHLSTDGKIAVIGVLYNIGKPDHFLSKLMVNITAMIDQKGEHEHSGVINPKEIQMSNRRYYRYIGSLTVPPCTEGVVWTISKKIRTVSIDQVKLLREAVHDYAENNARPVQPVNQRDLRVYGPASTQ